A region of the Peredibacter starrii genome:
AGTTTCGATGATTGGAAGAGCTGTAAGAGATCCAGCACCTAGTTCATCGTTAACTTTACAAGCACGCTCTAGAAGACGTGAGTGAATATAGAATACGTCCCCTGGGAATGCTTCACGTCCTGGCGGACGACGAAGAAGAAGTGAAAGCTGACGGTAAGCTTGTGATTGTTTTGTTAAGTCATCGTACACGATAAGCGCGTGCTTACCTTGGTCACGGTAGTACTCACCCATAGTAGCACCAGTATATGGAGCTAGGTATTGAAGAGGGGCTGAGTGAGAAGCAGTTGCTGAAACGATGATTGTGTACTCAAGAGCACCAGCTTCAAGAAGCTTTTGGTAAACCTGACGTACTGTAGATTGTTTCTGGCCGATAGCTACGTAAACGCAAACTACGCCTTTACCTTTTTGGTTAATGATAGTGTCAACGGCAACTGCTGTTTTACCAGTCTTACGGTCACCAATGATAAGCTCACGCTGACCACGACCGATTGGGATCATGGCGTCGATTGCTTTAATACCAGTCTGCATTGGCTCGTGAACTGATTTACGAGCAATAATTCCTGGAGCTTTAACTTCAACGTTACGGAAGTTAGTAGCTTTAATTTCACCCTGACCATCGATTGGCTCACCGATTGCGTTTACTACGCGACCAAGTAGAGCGTCACCAACTGGAACAGATACGATTTTTTCTGTACGCTTAACTGTTGAGCCTTCTTTAATTGTTTCGTCGTTACCAAGAACCACGATACCAACGTTGTTAGCTTCAAGGTTAAGAACCATTCCTTTAACTCCGCCTTCGAACTCAACAAGCTCGCCGGCCAGAACGTTTTTTAAACCAAATACGCGGGCCACACCGTCACCAATTGTGAGGACTGTCCCAATTTCGTTCATCTGAAGGCGCGATTCAAAGTTTGCAATTCGCTCTTTGATGATGCCTGTGATTTCTTCAGGTCTGATTGATGTACTCATCTAAAATCCCTTCCCTTTTTCTGGGTTAATTATTCGCTAAGAATTGATTGTTTAAATTGTTCTAACTGATTGTCTAAAGAAGCATCTAATTGAAGATCTTCTACAGTCACTTTGTAACCAGCAGATAAATTACTGTTTTGAACGTAATTTAGAGATGGTTCGCGACCAAGTTTATTCTTCAAGAATGATTCGATTTTAGCTTTGAAAGCAGGATCAATCTGAGCATCAGAGCCTTCGATTGTGCCTTTCATGAAACCACGGCGGTCATCGTCCATAACGATCACTTCTTTGATGATCAATGGAAGAATGCCAATACGCTTTTCATCGATCAGGAACTTCACAGTTTCTGTCGTGATTGCAGAAAGAGAAAGCTTCTTCGCAACTTCTACGAATACAGTTTTCTTCTCTTCAAGCGTGAAAAGCTCGAGGAACAATACGTTCTCAAGCTCATTTGATTTGTTAATTACTTCTGTAAGCTTTGTAAGCTCGTCAGCGATGTTAACTTTATTATCATCGCCAAGCTCAAGAAGTGATTTCGCGTAAACGCGAGCTACTGCTTGTTCTTTCATATCTTAGAGCCCTTTCAAAAGTTTCGAAGAAACTTTAGATTGATAGTCTTTATTGGTCTTAATTGTAGATTTTGTTTTAGCGATTACTTCGTTCAGAAGTTCAGCATTAAGCTCGTCCATTGCGGCCTTCTTATCAGCTTGAAGCTTAAGATTTGCATCTGATTTAAGTTTTTGTGTTCTCTCATCAGTTTCACGAGAAAGATTTTTTTCAAAGGCCAGAACTTCGTTCTCAGCTTGAGCGTGAATGGCTTTAACTTCGTTAGCAACGTTGGCCGCTTTTCTCTCTTCAGACTCAAGAAGCATTTTTGCTTCCTTCGACTTAAGATTCACGCGCTCAATTGTGTTAGCGATGTCATCAGATTGTTTGTTGAAGTATGCAGCTAGAGGACCTTTAAGTTTCCAAGCAAGAACACCAAGAAGGATCGCAACGTTTACTGCAGGAGCGATAAGATCTGTAATTGAACTGTGGTGACCTTCACCGTGACCGCCGCCAGCTGCAAGAGCTTTAGTGGCGAAACCAAGAGCGATAAAAGCGTAAGCTGTCCAGAAACGCATATTTTTCCTTATTGAAGAATCTTATTAACGAGTGATTGAGAAAGTGCTTCAGCTTCAGCAAGGTATTGACCTTTGTTGCTAGCAATTTCTTTTGAGAAGTCATTACGAGACTGATCAACGTAAGCGTTAACTTCTTTCTCAGTTTGCTTGTACTGGTCTGTATACTTCTGAGTGATCGATTGTTTTTTCTCGATAGAAGTTTTTAGTGATGAACTATTAGCTTCATTGATTTTCGCCTGATAATCAGACTGCATCTTCTGAACCTTTTCGATAGTTTCATCAGCTACGTTATCAAGCTTCACAGTTTTTTCTTCGCGAGTTGTTAGCACTTCTTGCAACTTTCCTAAGAACAAGAAATGAGCAATCACGAACACAATTGTGATGATAACAAATTGAGGGACAAGAGAAGAATCCACACCTAGTTGTGTGAAGATGGCGGTAAACGTTTCCATAGGTTAAACCTTAAAAATGAAGCGAATTTAATTGAGCAGTAATTTTTTAAGGTATAGGGGCTATTTCGTCAATGGAAATGGGGGGTCTATTTTTTGTCTTTCATCTTAGTAATTCCGTGGAAAATAACCCCTTCTTCCACGATCAAACTTGGACTGGTTACAGTCCCTTCAAATCGTGCTGGGCGTCGAATTTCCACGCGTGAAGAAGCTTTAATCGTGCCCTTCACGGAACCAGAAATGATCACAATATTGGCATTGATATCGGCGTTGATAACGGCGCCTTCGGAAATGATCAGCGTGTCATTTGAAAAGATACTGCCGTTTACGTACCCAGCGATACGGACAGTACCGCTGAATGATAGGTTACCTTCAAATTTGCAACCCTCTTCGATGATGGCGCAAATATCGTTCTTTTTAGCCAAAAAAGTCTCTCCCGACTATTTCATGAGATAAGCAAATATATCATTAAATTCGGCTTCGTTGCTGAATTTAATTGTGATTTCGCCGGCCCCATTCTTTTTTGCTTTCACATCGAAGTGGTAACCAGTTTTTTGCTCAAGCTTATTTCTAAGCTGTGTATATTGCTCAGCTATAAATTTATTATCATCTGACTTCTTCGAAGGTTTCTTCGACTTTTTTGCCAGCTCTTCCAGTTCACGAACTGAAAGGCCCTTAGCGATTACTTCGTTCGCTAAACGCTTCACTGATTCATCGTCACCGATTGAAACCAGGATCTTGGCGTGGCCAAAAGAAAGAAGTTCTTTTTGAAGAGAAACAATCACGTCTTTTGGAAGTTTAAGAATACGAAGGAAGTTAGCAATTGTAGAACGCTCTTTCCCGATCTTCTTTGCCACTTCTTCCTGAGTAAGTTCGAACTCATTCATAAGTTGGAAGTAAGCAAGTGCTTCTTCCACGCAGTTTAGATCTGAACGTTGAACGTTTTCGATGATCGACATCACCAGGATATCTTTCTTCGTCGCGCGTTTCACGATTACAGGGATTTTCGTAAGACCAGCTAGGCGAGAAGCACGGTAACGTCTCTCCCCCGCTACGATCTCAAATGCGCCTTCTTTTTCAACAACGATGATCGGTTGGATTACGCCGTTTTCTTTGATCGATTCAGAAAGCTCAAGAAGATCCTTCTCTTTGAAGATCTTACGGGGCTGAGCTTTGTTAGGAACGATCTTATCAACTTCAACCAGCATAGGTTGAGTTTCAATTTGAATTTCTTTTTTAGGAGCAGCAGCAGGCGCTTGTTGGGCGGCAGCTGGTTCTATAGGGGCGGCTTTTTCAGGAGCATCAGCGTATGCGGCCGGGCTGTTCCCTAGAAGTGCGGCCATTCCTCTTCCGAGTTGTGGTTTATTCTTTTGCATAAATCATCTCCTAAGGTTGAACCTGGTAATCCTCAAATTTTGGGATCTGCTGGTTAAGCGGCATTTTCACCTGATTTGCAACTTCAGGTTTCTTCTCTGACTTCAAAATAATTTCGCGCGCGAGAGATAGATATGCTTCACTTCCCTTTGAAGTAATATCGTAAAGAATGATTGGCTTACCGAATGAAGTACATTCAGAAAGCTTCACGTTTCTCGGAATGATTGATTTAAGAATGTCGTCCTTGAAGTGGGTCATAAGATCATTCGCCACTAGCTTACAAAGATTGTTACGTGAATCGTACATCGTAAGCAGGATACCTTCGAGAGTCAGCTTCGGGTTAAGCGAAGCACGGATAAGTCTCACAGTATTTAAAAGCTGTGAAAGACCTTCCATCGCAAGATATTCTGTCTGCATCGGAACTAGATAAGTGTGAGCAGCAGTGAATGCGTTCACAGTTAATAAGTTAAGTGATGGAGCACAGTCGATGATGATGTAATCGTATTTGCTGTGAAGAGCTTCAAGAGCAACTTTCAACTTTGATTCACGAGCAAACATATGAACTAGTTCTAGCTCAGCACCAACAAGGTCATTGTTAGATGGACAAAGATCTAGAAGTGGAAGTTCAGTTTTATAGATACAGTTATCGAAGCTTTCTTCGTTAATAAGAGCGTGATAAACGTTGGCCTTGGCGAACGTTTCCTTCTCTACACCCAAGCACGAACTTGCGTTTCCTTGCGGATCCAGGTCAATCAGAAGCGTGCGCTTTTCTGCTGCAGCGAGACATGCACTTAAGTTGACTGAAGTAGTCGTCTTTCCGACGCCACCTTTTTGGTTCGCGATTGCAATGATTTTAGCCATTTAGATCCTCACGAGAATTGTTTTTGAACCCTTATTTTTAGAGAAATTCAGAGAGTTTGACAAGCGTTTTAGACGTTCCACGTGGAACATTTTGTGCAGCAAACGAAACCAAGAACCTTTGCTGCGTTCCTGGAACTTTAATCTCTTGATTCTCGAGAAGCTTCCAGTCTTTCTCTAATTTCTTGATCATCGCGCCCTCAAGCTCCACAAAGTTAGGACCTTTATAAAGGAAGACACTTATGTCGGGAGTCGTACGATTAATGATCGGGAGATAGTCCTGAATTGTACCCACGGCCTTGAAAGTGATCGTCGCCGGTTCATCAAACAGGAAGTCCTCAAGACGAGAGTGGACCAGTGTTACGTTGGTAAGACCCAACTTATCCGCAATCAGTTTTACCGCATCGACCTTCTTTCTCTTCGACTCTACTCCCACGAACTGTACATCCGGAAGAAGCTTTGCCAGAGGAAGGATTGGGAAGCCGCCGCCAAAACCCACGTCTACTACAACTCCACTCTTTTTGATCTCTTTCTGGAAGAGTTCCGACTGCAGGTAGGGATTGATCGAGTCGAGGATCTGCTTATGGTAAAATTCGTCCTGATCTAAGATATTAGTGAGGTTAAGCCCAGCTAAGTCTGTTTTAAGTACATTTAAGTATCGAATTGCGAAATCTAACATTAGAGTGCCTTTGCTGCCACAACGGCCAGAGTAGCGGGACGAATTCCCTCGATTAGTTTTAATTGTCCGAAGGTATCTGGCTTGATTCGGGCAATTCTTTGCTTACATTCAAAAGAGATATTGCTGGAAGCAGTGATGGCTTCCCAGTCAATTCTCATATTGTCCATTTTCTTCAATTTGGCGAATTGATCCTCTGAACGTTTGATGTAGCCATCATATTTCTTAGAAATGGCCACAGTTCGGATCAAATCGTAGTCCAACATCAGCCCGTGGTGAGAAAGAATGGTTTCCAGGGTGGTAATTGGATTCAACCACGCCTGACGGAGTATTTCTGAAACACTCATGCGCCTTACGAGTTGTTGTAGCTCACCTTCTCCCGAAAACTGTTTCATCAGGGGAGATTTCTCAGAAATCATAGTTTCGTCACAAAAGTTCATGAGTTCTTCATACTGGGCGATGAAATCGCGCTGATACTTATCAATAGGAAGATTCAGCATAAAGCTGGTCCTATAGGGGCTCATTCTAAGCAAAGAATTGTCTTCTCTAATGAAAAGACGGTTCTCAGAGCGTGCAGTGAACAGTCTATATGGCTCATCTCGTGTATTTGAGGTCAAATCTTCGATCATGACCCCTATATAGGACTCATGCCTACTCAAAATGAGTGGATCAAGTCCTAAAACCGATAAAGCAGCGTTGGCACCTGCGATAAAGCCTTGTCCAGCGGCCTCTTCGTAGCCTGAAGTACCATTTACCTGGCCCGCGAAGTATAAATTCTCTATTTGAACATGCTCAAGTGTGAGTTTTAGATCAGTCGTATCGATAACATCGTACTCTACTGCATATCCATAGACTTTAATTTCTGCTTTTTCTAATCCCTCAATCGAACGAACATACTCTTCTTGAACCTCTTTCGGTAGAGAAGAAGAAATCCCAGACGGATACATCGTATCTAGATCAAGTCCTTCAGGCTCAATGAACACATGGTGAACTTGTTTATCTGGATAGCGATAAGCTTTATCTTCAATTGATGGACAATATCTCGCTCCCACACCTTTAATTTGTCCGTTGAACATCGGACTTTTCTCTTTATTGGCGCGAATAATCTCCATAGTGTTCAGATTTGTACGGGCAAGCCAGCACGAAACCTGGGAAATATGTCGTTCAAACGGTGTATGAAGGCAGTGAAAGTTACGAACTGTCGAATCAGATGGCTGTT
Encoded here:
- the atpA gene encoding F0F1 ATP synthase subunit alpha; protein product: MSTSIRPEEITGIIKERIANFESRLQMNEIGTVLTIGDGVARVFGLKNVLAGELVEFEGGVKGMVLNLEANNVGIVVLGNDETIKEGSTVKRTEKIVSVPVGDALLGRVVNAIGEPIDGQGEIKATNFRNVEVKAPGIIARKSVHEPMQTGIKAIDAMIPIGRGQRELIIGDRKTGKTAVAVDTIINQKGKGVVCVYVAIGQKQSTVRQVYQKLLEAGALEYTIIVSATASHSAPLQYLAPYTGATMGEYYRDQGKHALIVYDDLTKQSQAYRQLSLLLRRPPGREAFPGDVFYIHSRLLERACKVNDELGAGSLTALPIIETQEGDVAAYIPTNVISITDGQIYLESDLFNSGIRPAVNVGLSVSRVGGSAQIKAMKKVAGTLRLDLAQYRELAAFAQFGSDLDEATQRQLNRGARLVELLKQGQYSPMDVIDQSVSIFAATKGFFDAIPVNKIQQVEKDLLATLNSRHADLMNAMRAEKQMSAENESKVVEIVKNFVASYKA
- a CDS encoding F0F1 ATP synthase subunit delta gives rise to the protein MKEQAVARVYAKSLLELGDDNKVNIADELTKLTEVINKSNELENVLFLELFTLEEKKTVFVEVAKKLSLSAITTETVKFLIDEKRIGILPLIIKEVIVMDDDRRGFMKGTIEGSDAQIDPAFKAKIESFLKNKLGREPSLNYVQNSNLSAGYKVTVEDLQLDASLDNQLEQFKQSILSE
- a CDS encoding ATP synthase F0 subunit B, whose translation is MRFWTAYAFIALGFATKALAAGGGHGEGHHSSITDLIAPAVNVAILLGVLAWKLKGPLAAYFNKQSDDIANTIERVNLKSKEAKMLLESEERKAANVANEVKAIHAQAENEVLAFEKNLSRETDERTQKLKSDANLKLQADKKAAMDELNAELLNEVIAKTKSTIKTNKDYQSKVSSKLLKGL
- a CDS encoding bactofilin family protein, encoding MAKKNDICAIIEEGCKFEGNLSFSGTVRIAGYVNGSIFSNDTLIISEGAVINADINANIVIISGSVKGTIKASSRVEIRRPARFEGTVTSPSLIVEEGVIFHGITKMKDKK
- a CDS encoding ParB/RepB/Spo0J family partition protein is translated as MQKNKPQLGRGMAALLGNSPAAYADAPEKAAPIEPAAAQQAPAAAPKKEIQIETQPMLVEVDKIVPNKAQPRKIFKEKDLLELSESIKENGVIQPIIVVEKEGAFEIVAGERRYRASRLAGLTKIPVIVKRATKKDILVMSIIENVQRSDLNCVEEALAYFQLMNEFELTQEEVAKKIGKERSTIANFLRILKLPKDVIVSLQKELLSFGHAKILVSIGDDESVKRLANEVIAKGLSVRELEELAKKSKKPSKKSDDNKFIAEQYTQLRNKLEQKTGYHFDVKAKKNGAGEITIKFSNEAEFNDIFAYLMK
- a CDS encoding ParA family protein; translated protein: MAKIIAIANQKGGVGKTTTSVNLSACLAAAEKRTLLIDLDPQGNASSCLGVEKETFAKANVYHALINEESFDNCIYKTELPLLDLCPSNNDLVGAELELVHMFARESKLKVALEALHSKYDYIIIDCAPSLNLLTVNAFTAAHTYLVPMQTEYLAMEGLSQLLNTVRLIRASLNPKLTLEGILLTMYDSRNNLCKLVANDLMTHFKDDILKSIIPRNVKLSECTSFGKPIILYDITSKGSEAYLSLAREIILKSEKKPEVANQVKMPLNQQIPKFEDYQVQP
- a CDS encoding RsmG family class I SAM-dependent methyltransferase, with translation MLDFAIRYLNVLKTDLAGLNLTNILDQDEFYHKQILDSINPYLQSELFQKEIKKSGVVVDVGFGGGFPILPLAKLLPDVQFVGVESKRKKVDAVKLIADKLGLTNVTLVHSRLEDFLFDEPATITFKAVGTIQDYLPIINRTTPDISVFLYKGPNFVELEGAMIKKLEKDWKLLENQEIKVPGTQQRFLVSFAAQNVPRGTSKTLVKLSEFL
- the mnmG gene encoding tRNA uridine-5-carboxymethylaminomethyl(34) synthesis enzyme MnmG, with the protein product MKTFDIMVVGGGHAGIEAAYIASQFNLDVAIITIPGIGLGSAPCNPSVGGVGKGQVVRELDALGGLMGILADKAGIQFRTLNDSKGFAVQSSRVQIDKDKYSEEAEKVIASIPNITVIREKVVSIEKTDVFTVKAQNTYTAKKIIMTVGTFLNGKLHTGSEQTAGGRVGCDKSAGLQDLFAEIKTRPQRFKTGTPPRLDKDTIDYSKLEEQPSDSTVRNFHCLHTPFERHISQVSCWLARTNLNTMEIIRANKEKSPMFNGQIKGVGARYCPSIEDKAYRYPDKQVHHVFIEPEGLDLDTMYPSGISSSLPKEVQEEYVRSIEGLEKAEIKVYGYAVEYDVIDTTDLKLTLEHVQIENLYFAGQVNGTSGYEEAAGQGFIAGANAALSVLGLDPLILSRHESYIGVMIEDLTSNTRDEPYRLFTARSENRLFIREDNSLLRMSPYRTSFMLNLPIDKYQRDFIAQYEELMNFCDETMISEKSPLMKQFSGEGELQQLVRRMSVSEILRQAWLNPITTLETILSHHGLMLDYDLIRTVAISKKYDGYIKRSEDQFAKLKKMDNMRIDWEAITASSNISFECKQRIARIKPDTFGQLKLIEGIRPATLAVVAAKAL